The DNA region GGAGCGGAGGCATCAGCGAAGCACTCCCTTCTCGAGGTGCCGCACCGTGTGCCCGCGCTCCGCCGCGTGCGGGTCGTGCGTGACCATGATGATCGTCTTCCCGTGCTCGGCGTTCAGGCGCGCCAGGAGGGTCAGGATCTCGTCGGCCGACTTCGCGTCCAGGTCTCCGGTCGGTTCGTCCGCGACGAGGATCTGCGGGTCCGAGACGATGGCGCGCGCGATCGCCACGCGCTGCTCCTCCCCCCCCGAGAGCTGCCGCGGGTAGTGCTGCGAGCGGTGGGCGAGGCCGACGATGCCGAGCGCCGTCCCAACGTGCTTTTTCCGCTCGGCCTTCGAGAGCTTCGTGAGGGCGAGGGGGAGCTCCACGTTCTGCGCCGCGCTGAGCACGGGGATGAGGTGGTACATCTGGAAGACGAAGCCCACCGTGCGCGCGCGCCACTTCGCGAGCGCCGACTCCGAGAGCGACGGGAGCCGTGTCCCCGCGACCGAGATCTCGCCCGAGGTCGGCCGGTCGATCCCGCCGATGAGGTTCAGCAGAGTCGACTTCCCCGACCCGGAGGGGCCCATCAGGACGACGAAATCCCCCGAGTTGATGTCGAGGTCGATGCCGTCGAGGACCGGGATGAGGAACGAGTCGCGGCGGTAGGTCTTCTTGACGCCGCGCAGCTC from Acidobacteriota bacterium includes:
- a CDS encoding ABC transporter ATP-binding protein, producing MAQPIIELRGVKKTYRRDSFLIPVLDGIDLDINSGDFVVLMGPSGSGKSTLLNLIGGIDRPTSGEISVAGTRLPSLSESALAKWRARTVGFVFQMYHLIPVLSAAQNVELPLALTKLSKAERKKHVGTALGIVGLAHRSQHYPRQLSGGEEQRVAIARAIVSDPQILVADEPTGDLDAKSADEILTLLARLNAEHGKTIIMVTHDPHAAERGHTVRHLEKGVLR